Proteins from a single region of Pseudodesulfovibrio portus:
- a CDS encoding SagB/ThcOx family dehydrogenase, whose translation MNSALEYQQNTAFERNRTMGRRINWNDQPIPFKLYRGVPKYNLPQELSLPDTPLDRCLELPGFNPEADMPRLLASVCYLTAGLTRVRRQADGLTFHFRTMPSAGALYPTELYVALQNVNGMNDGLYHYSPLEHTLTPLRQGLVFSALAGSKPVIRFYLTSVFHRSAWKYGPRAYRYCLLDAGHMAENLLLAARVHGLPATADYDFDDDFLNEFLCLDPGLEACVTQVHGYGCGPSTAVYDTVPPVSDTLPEFCRSAKNAEAPQEVLDVHRLCAARPPGKLPVVPPPSPAANRLPEPELPASITAAMEKRKSSRNFVVRDINPRLLTDVLGWVCLGQPENPLVGTVQTGVLANTHSGLTPGLHHLDPRTRSLSLTQPGNFMARSAQVCLDQEWLENAALHLTFSADLARLESLTGPRAFRYAHLEAGRLGQRAYLAATANNLGACGIGAFFDHEAAELLGLEQGNHLLYLMAVGPVK comes from the coding sequence ATGAATTCCGCCCTCGAATACCAGCAAAACACCGCCTTTGAGCGCAACCGGACCATGGGCCGGCGCATCAACTGGAACGACCAGCCCATACCATTCAAGCTCTACCGAGGCGTCCCGAAGTACAACCTGCCCCAGGAACTCTCCCTGCCCGACACTCCACTGGACCGATGCCTGGAACTCCCGGGCTTCAACCCCGAGGCGGACATGCCCCGCCTGTTGGCGTCGGTCTGCTACCTGACTGCGGGCCTGACCCGCGTGCGCCGCCAGGCCGACGGGTTGACCTTCCATTTCCGGACCATGCCGTCCGCCGGGGCCCTCTACCCAACCGAATTGTATGTCGCATTGCAAAACGTCAACGGAATGAACGACGGACTGTATCACTACAGCCCGTTGGAACACACGTTGACCCCCCTGCGCCAGGGACTGGTCTTTTCCGCGCTGGCGGGCAGCAAGCCCGTGATCCGTTTCTACCTGACCTCGGTCTTCCACCGCTCGGCCTGGAAGTACGGGCCGCGAGCCTACCGTTACTGCCTTCTCGACGCGGGCCACATGGCGGAGAACCTGCTCCTTGCCGCCCGCGTCCACGGCCTTCCGGCCACCGCCGACTATGATTTCGACGACGACTTCCTCAACGAATTCCTTTGCCTCGACCCCGGTCTCGAAGCCTGCGTCACCCAGGTGCACGGCTACGGCTGCGGGCCGAGTACGGCCGTGTACGACACCGTCCCGCCCGTTTCGGACACCCTCCCCGAATTCTGCCGGTCGGCCAAAAACGCCGAGGCACCCCAGGAGGTCCTGGACGTCCACCGCCTCTGCGCCGCCAGGCCGCCGGGCAAACTGCCCGTGGTGCCGCCGCCCAGCCCCGCAGCCAACCGGCTGCCCGAGCCCGAACTGCCCGCGTCCATCACTGCGGCCATGGAAAAACGCAAGTCCTCCCGCAATTTCGTGGTCCGCGACATCAACCCCCGGCTCCTGACCGACGTGCTCGGCTGGGTCTGCCTGGGGCAGCCTGAAAACCCCCTGGTCGGCACCGTGCAGACCGGCGTCCTGGCCAACACCCACTCCGGACTCACGCCCGGACTCCATCACCTGGACCCGCGCACCCGGTCCCTGAGCCTCACGCAACCCGGCAACTTCATGGCCCGGTCCGCTCAGGTCTGCCTGGACCAGGAGTGGCTCGAAAACGCCGCCCTGCACCTGACCTTTTCCGCCGACCTCGCCAGACTCGAATCCCTGACCGGACCGCGCGCCTTCCGCTACGCCCACCTCGAAGCAGGACGACTGGGACAACGCGCCTACCTCGCCGCCACCGCCAACAACCTCGGCGCGTGCGGCATCGGCGCGTTCTTCGATCACGAAGCCGCTGAACTGCTCGGGCTGGAACAGGGGAACCACCTGCTCTACCTCATGGCCGTGGGGCCGGTGAAGTAG
- a CDS encoding TrmH family RNA methyltransferase, whose amino-acid sequence MRPAAWQGCANNCRTQPRGKPMQDSGRDKKDGKIYVVGNKPIKELLMDNPQKVDFVAFRKGRHDQGLEEIIELCRTQKVPYKSVSAKDLDYMYKGNHQGIAARCAALEYTPLETLLEQATDAPLPLIVALDQVQDTGNVGVLARTVYALGGAGLIVCQHHGAYLGAGAVRSSAGALNKLPVAKVGNLANAMKDAVNYDFTLYAARVTSDSRDVYTAEFQTPAVLILGNEEKGIRPGVAKFSHHSLHIPFTREFDSLNVAQAGAIIVSEFARRLR is encoded by the coding sequence ATGCGGCCTGCCGCATGGCAAGGATGTGCAAATAATTGCCGTACGCAACCAAGAGGGAAACCAATGCAAGATAGTGGCCGGGATAAAAAAGACGGTAAAATATACGTAGTTGGCAACAAGCCGATCAAAGAACTCCTGATGGATAATCCACAGAAGGTGGACTTCGTCGCCTTTCGCAAGGGCCGTCATGACCAGGGCCTTGAGGAGATCATCGAACTCTGCCGCACGCAGAAAGTGCCCTACAAATCCGTGTCCGCCAAGGATCTGGACTATATGTACAAGGGCAACCACCAGGGTATCGCGGCCCGGTGCGCGGCCCTGGAATACACCCCGCTCGAAACGCTGCTTGAGCAGGCGACAGACGCGCCCCTGCCCCTCATCGTGGCCCTGGACCAGGTGCAGGACACCGGCAACGTGGGCGTGCTCGCCCGGACCGTCTACGCCCTGGGCGGTGCGGGACTCATCGTCTGCCAGCACCACGGCGCCTACCTCGGGGCCGGGGCCGTACGCTCCAGCGCGGGCGCACTCAACAAGCTGCCGGTGGCCAAGGTCGGCAACCTCGCCAATGCCATGAAGGACGCGGTCAACTACGACTTCACCCTGTACGCCGCCCGCGTGACCTCCGATTCCCGGGATGTCTACACCGCCGAATTCCAGACTCCGGCCGTGCTCATCCTCGGCAATGAGGAAAAGGGCATTCGCCCCGGCGTGGCCAAGTTCTCCCACCACTCGCTCCATATTCCCTTTACCCGCGAATTCGACTCCCTCAACGTAGCTCAGGCCGGGGCCATCATCGTCTCGGAATTCGCCAGACGGTTGCGGTAG
- a CDS encoding lytic transglycosylase domain-containing protein: MALFIAGFAAGCNTILKPGVDASLPKESAVEAESQVPEDAEALEPEVAATPEGMEQEDLTQAEQAVLNSRFGLLFDLEPHETKDVELFFNYYNHKARKTMVRWLERSQTYLPHVRRIFTKYGLPQDLVLLPFVESGYNVRAYSWAGAGGMWQFMRGTGRLYGLKSDWWIDERRDPYKATDAAARHLRDLYDKFGDWYLALAAYNAGEGKIARALKQANCDNFFELKKKNPKLSRRTRLKRETRHYVPKFIAISKIFQNLDTLGFEPVSWDKEEEVVTVEVPGGTDLLALARAGSMTWTQFHDYNPAFRRQVSPPNTTATAYLPVAKADKMMAYLADPGSRPYAGYTRHRIRSGDSWWRISRRYGVPISVLKKVNNTRSNTLRPGQYVMVPGNGSTHAVASSGTASTSSSTSKTRAIAAKRGNYVVHSGDTLWSISQAFGTTVNTIKQANGLRSSRLKVGQKLYIPNSSNQATQQAVKDAEKVKTQLVHYKVRRGDNLTSISRKFGVKVSDLRRWNSLNSRGTIYAGQKLKVYVQ, translated from the coding sequence ATGGCCTTGTTCATTGCGGGATTCGCCGCAGGCTGCAACACCATCCTGAAACCCGGCGTCGACGCATCGCTCCCGAAGGAGTCCGCTGTCGAGGCTGAAAGCCAGGTTCCCGAGGACGCCGAGGCCCTTGAGCCCGAGGTGGCCGCCACGCCCGAAGGCATGGAGCAGGAGGACCTGACCCAGGCCGAACAGGCCGTACTCAACTCCCGATTCGGCCTGCTGTTCGACCTGGAGCCCCACGAGACCAAGGACGTCGAGCTCTTCTTCAACTATTACAACCACAAAGCTCGTAAAACCATGGTGCGGTGGCTGGAACGTTCCCAGACGTACCTGCCCCATGTGCGCCGCATATTCACCAAGTACGGCCTGCCTCAGGACCTGGTGCTCCTGCCTTTTGTGGAGTCCGGGTACAATGTCCGGGCCTACTCCTGGGCCGGTGCGGGCGGCATGTGGCAGTTCATGCGCGGCACGGGCCGTTTGTACGGCCTCAAGTCCGACTGGTGGATCGACGAACGCCGCGACCCCTACAAGGCCACGGACGCGGCGGCCCGCCACCTGCGCGACCTGTACGACAAATTCGGCGACTGGTATCTCGCCCTGGCGGCCTACAACGCCGGTGAAGGCAAGATCGCCCGCGCCCTGAAGCAGGCCAATTGCGACAATTTCTTCGAACTGAAAAAAAAGAACCCCAAGCTTTCCCGCCGCACCCGGTTGAAACGGGAAACGAGGCACTACGTTCCCAAGTTCATCGCCATTTCCAAGATATTCCAGAATCTCGACACCCTCGGCTTTGAGCCCGTGTCCTGGGACAAGGAAGAGGAAGTGGTCACGGTCGAGGTGCCCGGCGGCACCGACCTGCTCGCCCTGGCGCGTGCCGGCAGCATGACCTGGACCCAATTCCACGACTACAACCCGGCCTTCCGCCGCCAGGTCAGCCCGCCGAACACCACCGCCACCGCCTACCTGCCCGTGGCCAAGGCTGACAAGATGATGGCCTACCTGGCCGATCCCGGCTCCAGGCCCTACGCCGGGTACACCCGCCACCGCATCCGCTCCGGCGACTCCTGGTGGCGCATCTCCCGCCGTTACGGCGTGCCCATCTCGGTGCTGAAAAAGGTCAACAACACCCGGTCCAACACCCTGCGCCCCGGCCAATACGTCATGGTGCCCGGCAACGGCTCCACCCACGCCGTGGCCTCCTCCGGCACAGCCTCCACTTCGTCATCCACGTCCAAGACCAGGGCCATCGCCGCCAAACGCGGTAATTACGTGGTCCACTCGGGCGACACCCTGTGGTCCATCTCCCAGGCCTTCGGCACCACGGTCAACACCATCAAGCAGGCCAACGGCCTCCGCTCCAGCCGCCTCAAGGTGGGTCAGAAGCTCTACATCCCCAACAGCTCGAACCAGGCCACCCAGCAGGCCGTCAAGGACGCCGAGAAGGTCAAGACCCAGCTCGTGCACTACAAGGTGCGCCGGGGCGACAACCTGACCTCCATCTCCCGCAAGTTCGGCGTCAAGGTGTCCGACCTCCGCAGATGGAACTCCCTGAACTCGCGGGGCACCATCTACGCGGGGCAGAAGCTCAAGGTATACGTCCAGTAG
- a CDS encoding HD-GYP domain-containing protein — protein MGDFSVYLWQGGDFVLYTASGQKFTTRHRQVLHKNGVNEVYVQGSEKPLYEKYIERNLGSILLDESMPIEVRTKVFYEASTLVVQDVFDRKLPSGLRARHFDRITNIVKNSIKFLADEKSLAAVAPFISHDYKTYTHCMHVFIYSVAVFHTYEMTESEVFEFGLGALLHDVGKAKIPKRILNKRGPLTQAEREIIKEHPVHGVSMCAHLPMTQNTINCILFHHETLDGSGYPAGLMGDNLPQAVRVITLADIYDALTTNRPYAEAMEPYEALSLIRNDMRENIDMAVFKRFVAVLSGADII, from the coding sequence TTGGGAGACTTTTCAGTCTACCTCTGGCAAGGAGGGGACTTTGTCCTTTACACCGCTTCCGGGCAGAAGTTCACCACCCGGCACAGACAGGTTCTGCACAAGAATGGCGTCAACGAAGTCTACGTCCAGGGCTCGGAAAAACCGCTTTACGAAAAGTACATCGAGCGCAACCTGGGTTCCATCCTGCTTGATGAATCCATGCCCATCGAGGTCCGGACAAAGGTCTTTTACGAGGCGTCCACCCTGGTTGTCCAGGATGTGTTCGACCGCAAGCTCCCCAGCGGCCTGCGTGCCCGCCATTTCGATCGCATAACGAACATCGTCAAGAATTCCATAAAATTCCTGGCCGACGAGAAATCCCTCGCCGCAGTGGCCCCGTTCATTTCGCACGACTACAAGACGTACACCCATTGCATGCACGTCTTCATCTATTCCGTGGCCGTGTTCCATACCTATGAAATGACGGAGTCCGAGGTCTTCGAATTCGGCCTGGGCGCGCTCCTGCACGATGTGGGCAAGGCCAAGATTCCCAAACGCATCCTGAACAAGCGCGGCCCCCTGACCCAGGCGGAACGGGAGATCATCAAGGAGCACCCGGTGCACGGCGTGTCCATGTGCGCGCACCTGCCCATGACCCAGAACACCATCAACTGCATCCTCTTCCACCACGAGACCCTGGACGGCTCCGGCTATCCGGCCGGCCTCATGGGCGACAACCTGCCTCAGGCGGTCCGGGTGATCACCCTGGCCGACATCTACGACGCCCTGACCACCAACCGCCCCTACGCCGAGGCCATGGAGCCCTACGAGGCCCTGTCCCTCATCCGCAACGACATGCGCGAGAATATCGATATGGCCGTGTTCAAGCGGTTCGTGGCTGTGCTCAGCGGCGCCGATATCATTTAG
- a CDS encoding PAS domain-containing sensor histidine kinase, protein MSADRDKNHAADREKLIGLGKRSISKSYYPELRKRLDELEHFRALLDRVSDTIFVVDADTGIVLDVSGSTRAMLDCGASSLVGTPFKRLLPDHISRHADNLFHSETKKIRLETELICPDKKRDPVPVDISLQLVTHRDKRRAIIVARDISERKQSEEALKKSHDLLEIRVRERTRELDRANKAKSEFLSVVSHELRTPLTSLLGFAKVIRKRLDKTIFPLIDTNDEKVIKAITQIGENMDIMAAEGDRLTALINDVLDLAKLEANKVEFKMAPVAPGEFIKRAVLATSSIIEGSGLIPLLDIEPDLPPIRGDLDRLIQVMVNLISNAVKFTSQGTITCRARLVGDNVHISVSDTGVGIPPSKLDAIFEEFTQADESLENRPRGTGLGLAICRNIVFGHGGHIWVESEEQQGSTFIFTLPVLQGR, encoded by the coding sequence GTGTCTGCTGATCGCGACAAGAACCATGCCGCTGATCGAGAAAAACTTATCGGTCTGGGCAAACGTTCCATCAGCAAGAGTTACTACCCGGAACTCAGAAAACGGCTTGATGAGCTGGAGCATTTTCGTGCGTTGCTCGACAGGGTTTCCGACACCATTTTCGTGGTGGATGCGGATACCGGGATCGTCCTCGACGTTTCCGGTTCGACCAGAGCCATGCTTGACTGTGGTGCTTCCAGCCTCGTGGGGACGCCGTTCAAACGCCTTCTGCCCGACCACATCAGCCGACACGCGGACAATCTTTTTCACAGTGAGACCAAGAAGATTCGTCTTGAGACCGAGTTGATTTGTCCCGACAAGAAACGAGACCCCGTTCCCGTGGATATAAGTCTGCAACTGGTCACCCATCGAGACAAACGCAGGGCCATCATCGTGGCCCGGGACATCAGCGAACGAAAACAGAGCGAAGAAGCCCTGAAAAAGAGCCATGACCTCCTGGAAATTCGCGTTCGGGAGCGCACCAGGGAGCTGGACAGGGCCAACAAGGCCAAGTCGGAGTTCCTGTCCGTGGTTTCGCACGAGCTCAGGACCCCGCTCACTTCGCTGCTGGGTTTCGCCAAGGTCATACGCAAAAGGTTGGACAAGACGATCTTTCCCTTGATCGACACCAACGACGAAAAGGTCATCAAGGCCATCACCCAGATCGGCGAGAACATGGATATCATGGCCGCTGAAGGGGACAGGCTGACGGCGTTGATCAACGACGTCCTCGACCTTGCCAAGCTGGAGGCCAACAAGGTCGAATTCAAGATGGCCCCGGTGGCCCCCGGCGAGTTCATCAAGCGGGCCGTCCTGGCCACTTCATCCATTATCGAGGGTTCCGGGCTCATTCCCCTGTTGGACATAGAACCCGACCTCCCCCCGATTCGTGGGGATCTGGACAGACTGATCCAGGTCATGGTCAACCTCATATCCAACGCCGTGAAATTCACCAGCCAGGGGACCATCACCTGCCGTGCCCGCCTGGTGGGGGACAACGTACACATCAGCGTCTCCGACACCGGCGTGGGCATTCCGCCTTCCAAGCTGGACGCGATCTTCGAGGAATTCACCCAGGCTGACGAATCACTGGAAAACCGGCCCCGCGGAACAGGGCTCGGCCTGGCCATCTGCCGCAACATCGTCTTTGGGCACGGGGGTCACATATGGGTGGAAAGCGAGGAGCAACAGGGAAGCACCTTCATTTTTACCCTTCCGGTCCTGCAAGGGAGGTAG
- the ercA gene encoding alcohol dehydrogenase-like regulatory protein ErcA gives MSKSDVLELRKFVAPEFVFGAGAGKLAGQFAANLSIKKALVVSGPVLESLGLTGQVVDSLADEGVDSVVFTGVTPNPREYEVMEGAEIYRREGCDAIVAVGGGSPMDCAKGIGIVCTNDRHVIEFEGVDNVERPGPPMICIPTTAGTAADISQFCIINDTSRRVKIAIVSKTMVPDVALIDPLLTLSMGAELTAHTGLDALTHAVEAYVSNASSAVTDLHALEAVRLIGRHLLTAVRQPDNIEARTGMMLASTYAGLAFSNAILGAVHAMAHSLGGLLDLPHGLCNAILLDHVAEYNFDAAPDKYAQLARSLGTVIPADAPAGEVKELVLESFRGLKRAVGVEDNLCALGMTLEALPLLAEKALADACMLTNPKQPSRDEVMEIFKSVC, from the coding sequence ATGAGCAAGAGCGACGTGTTGGAATTGAGAAAGTTCGTGGCCCCGGAGTTCGTCTTCGGAGCCGGGGCGGGAAAGCTGGCGGGGCAGTTCGCTGCGAACCTGTCCATCAAGAAGGCCTTGGTCGTGTCCGGGCCTGTCCTCGAATCCCTCGGCCTTACCGGGCAGGTCGTCGACTCCCTTGCCGACGAGGGGGTGGACAGCGTCGTTTTCACGGGTGTGACTCCCAACCCGCGCGAATACGAAGTCATGGAAGGGGCGGAGATTTATCGGCGGGAGGGATGTGACGCCATCGTGGCCGTGGGCGGCGGGTCGCCCATGGACTGCGCCAAGGGCATAGGCATCGTCTGCACCAACGACCGGCACGTGATCGAGTTCGAGGGAGTGGACAACGTCGAGCGGCCCGGACCGCCCATGATCTGCATTCCGACCACGGCGGGGACTGCGGCGGACATCTCCCAGTTCTGCATCATCAACGACACCAGCCGCAGGGTGAAAATAGCCATCGTGTCCAAGACCATGGTCCCGGACGTGGCGCTCATCGATCCCCTGCTGACCCTGTCCATGGGCGCTGAACTGACCGCGCACACCGGTCTGGACGCACTGACTCACGCGGTCGAGGCCTACGTTTCCAACGCCTCGTCCGCCGTCACCGACCTGCACGCCCTGGAAGCGGTGCGGCTCATCGGCCGGCACCTGTTGACCGCCGTGCGGCAGCCGGACAACATAGAGGCCCGCACCGGCATGATGCTTGCCTCCACCTATGCCGGGCTTGCCTTTTCCAACGCCATCCTGGGCGCGGTGCACGCCATGGCCCACAGTCTGGGCGGGCTGCTCGACCTGCCCCACGGGTTGTGCAACGCCATCCTCCTCGATCATGTGGCGGAGTACAACTTCGATGCCGCGCCCGATAAATACGCACAGCTTGCCCGATCCCTGGGAACGGTCATTCCCGCTGATGCGCCCGCCGGAGAGGTCAAGGAGCTGGTGCTTGAATCGTTCAGGGGCTTGAAGCGTGCCGTGGGCGTGGAAGACAACCTCTGCGCGTTGGGCATGACGCTCGAAGCCCTGCCCCTGTTGGCGGAAAAAGCCCTGGCCGACGCCTGCATGCTGACCAACCCCAAGCAGCCGTCGCGCGACGAAGTAATGGAGATATTCAAGAGTGTCTGCTGA
- a CDS encoding PAS domain S-box protein, which translates to MIRRAFPSVTCLALAAFVLLACLAEPASAETTRKKQILLLNSYHQNFAWNEAIFRGLSDVLRPRETGITLHLEYMDTKRVEFNEPYIRQLRNVFEHKYKGMQFDLIMVTDNNAFEFMRRNHDSLFPDVPVVFCGVNNFSDDLIRDHPLFTGVAESMDVAATLWLALTIHPGTSSIYIINDYTPTGRAVTRAIKKSLTSFSTPIPLRYSGNLDLDRLLEQVGELPGDALILFGVFNRDVSGRFYDVAEASSAVAASAEAPVYGLMDFDLGHGIVGGMLSGGYTQGQSMAQMALHVLSGRHPQDIPVIRDGLANPMFDYRQMKRFGIGLDRLPEGSKIINRPRSFYSEYTGYTWLGAGFAAIQTVIIMALVFNITRRRQAEKDLRRAQRNLEERVRERTAELRGSEEALRTVFDSSHDAIFIHDAQGEILEVNQRMLDMYGLNESDIPSLSIEKDISSPENAVYRLPSVWKEVINGEPQHFDWRARRPHTGEEFDVEVYLTRMVFRGREAILANVRDISVRKESENRIRRSLTKFEAILENSLMGIAMSVGRKIVTINRRGAEIFGYSPQELLDNSLSLLLGHYQTEDDFVRASKKALFERGEFNTEQAFRSKNGSTVWCRMYAKAVDSSSLDKGVIWAWDDVTENRRAREDLLRAREDAEAANRTKSEFLAAMSHEIRTPMNAIVGMTDITLQTDLTDDQRDYLRTVQDSAKHLLSIINDILDLSKIEAQKLELDHSDFDLPFHVETTIKGLDLQARQKDLELVLHIDESIPRCVSGDTLSLRQVLVNLVGNAIKFTHRGRIEVRLTPAPPETAPEPASDEGADRIGVTFEVEDTGIGIPQEFLDSIFQSFSQTTRAFGGTGLGLAICKQLIGLMGGDIEVQSTVGKGSVFSFTVWFDPGVSCPIPATDSRGLPEAPSRPVRVLVAEDNDVNVMVTTLKLEDLGYTYAVAGTGLEVLDLLKREPFDIILMDIEMPVLDGISTTKAIRSAVPGGPIANPAIPIVGVTAHALKEFREKSLDAGMNDYVSKPVDFHELSIIINRLIGAVPRPVKQESDTEDPAPTRPEPARDGALTPWTPDAAMERLGVDPVTFADFLATARSEMHAMTEELGQAIGSGDLDIAVSLAHTLGSVCTSIGANAAARSAEALERACRERSAPDEALEAFRKEKKRLVIIMDEDVQES; encoded by the coding sequence ATGATACGCAGAGCCTTTCCCTCAGTGACGTGCCTCGCCCTTGCCGCTTTCGTGTTGCTGGCATGCCTGGCAGAGCCTGCTTCGGCCGAGACCACCCGGAAGAAGCAGATTCTGCTGCTCAATTCCTACCATCAGAATTTCGCCTGGAACGAGGCCATTTTCCGGGGGTTGTCCGACGTGCTCCGGCCCAGGGAGACCGGCATCACCCTGCACCTGGAGTACATGGACACCAAGCGTGTGGAGTTCAACGAGCCGTATATTCGCCAACTGCGAAACGTGTTCGAGCACAAATACAAGGGCATGCAGTTCGACCTGATCATGGTCACGGACAACAACGCCTTCGAGTTCATGCGCCGCAATCACGACTCCCTTTTTCCCGATGTGCCGGTCGTGTTTTGCGGGGTGAACAATTTCTCGGATGACCTGATCAGGGACCACCCCCTGTTTACCGGGGTTGCCGAGTCCATGGACGTGGCCGCCACCCTTTGGCTGGCGCTGACGATCCATCCCGGCACGTCGTCCATCTACATCATCAACGACTACACTCCCACGGGCAGGGCCGTGACCAGGGCCATCAAGAAGAGTCTGACGTCCTTCTCGACGCCCATTCCGCTGCGGTACTCCGGCAACCTCGATCTGGACCGGCTTCTCGAACAGGTCGGGGAACTGCCCGGGGACGCCCTGATTCTTTTCGGGGTGTTCAACCGCGACGTGTCAGGGCGGTTCTACGATGTGGCCGAAGCGAGCAGCGCCGTGGCCGCGAGCGCCGAGGCTCCGGTTTACGGGCTCATGGATTTCGATCTCGGGCACGGCATCGTGGGCGGCATGCTCTCCGGCGGCTACACCCAGGGGCAGTCCATGGCCCAGATGGCCCTGCACGTCCTGTCCGGGCGCCACCCGCAGGATATCCCGGTCATCCGCGACGGCCTGGCCAACCCCATGTTCGACTATCGGCAGATGAAACGGTTCGGCATCGGCCTGGACAGGCTTCCCGAGGGCAGCAAGATCATCAACCGCCCCAGGTCGTTCTATTCCGAATACACCGGGTATACCTGGCTCGGCGCGGGGTTTGCGGCCATTCAGACGGTCATCATCATGGCCCTTGTCTTCAACATCACACGCAGGCGGCAGGCGGAAAAGGACCTGCGCCGGGCGCAAAGAAACCTGGAAGAGCGCGTCCGGGAGCGGACCGCCGAGTTGCGTGGGTCGGAGGAGGCGCTCAGGACCGTGTTCGATTCCTCCCACGACGCGATCTTCATTCACGACGCCCAGGGTGAGATTCTGGAAGTGAATCAGCGCATGCTCGACATGTACGGCCTGAATGAATCGGACATCCCGAGCCTGTCCATCGAGAAGGATATCTCCAGCCCGGAAAATGCGGTGTACCGGCTCCCGAGCGTCTGGAAGGAAGTCATCAACGGCGAGCCGCAGCATTTCGACTGGCGGGCCCGCAGACCCCACACCGGAGAGGAATTCGACGTGGAGGTCTATCTCACGCGCATGGTTTTCCGGGGCAGGGAGGCCATCCTGGCCAATGTCCGCGACATCTCCGTGCGGAAGGAGTCGGAGAACCGCATCCGCCGGTCCCTGACCAAGTTCGAGGCCATCCTTGAAAACTCGCTCATGGGCATCGCCATGTCCGTGGGGCGCAAGATCGTGACCATCAACCGGCGCGGGGCCGAGATCTTCGGCTATTCCCCGCAGGAGCTTTTGGACAACAGCCTGAGCCTGTTGCTCGGCCACTATCAGACCGAGGACGACTTTGTGCGGGCCTCCAAGAAGGCCCTGTTCGAGCGCGGGGAGTTCAACACCGAGCAGGCCTTCCGCAGCAAGAACGGCTCCACTGTCTGGTGCCGCATGTATGCCAAGGCCGTTGACAGCAGCTCCCTGGACAAGGGCGTCATCTGGGCCTGGGACGACGTGACCGAGAACCGCCGCGCCCGCGAAGACCTGCTGCGCGCCCGGGAGGATGCCGAAGCCGCCAACCGCACCAAGTCGGAGTTCCTGGCCGCCATGAGTCACGAAATCAGGACGCCCATGAACGCCATCGTGGGCATGACCGACATCACCCTGCAGACCGACCTGACCGACGACCAGCGGGATTACCTGCGCACGGTCCAGGACTCGGCCAAGCACCTGCTGTCCATCATCAACGACATCCTGGACCTGTCCAAGATCGAGGCCCAGAAGCTGGAACTGGACCATTCGGACTTCGACCTTCCCTTCCACGTGGAGACCACCATCAAGGGGCTTGACCTGCAGGCCCGCCAGAAGGATCTGGAACTCGTCCTGCACATCGACGAATCCATCCCCCGATGCGTCAGCGGCGACACCCTGTCGCTGAGGCAGGTGCTGGTCAACCTGGTGGGCAACGCCATCAAGTTCACCCACCGGGGCAGGATCGAGGTCCGGCTGACGCCGGCCCCTCCCGAAACGGCTCCCGAGCCCGCTTCCGACGAGGGCGCGGACCGCATCGGCGTCACCTTCGAGGTGGAGGATACCGGCATCGGCATCCCCCAGGAGTTCCTCGATTCGATCTTCCAGAGCTTTTCCCAGACCACGCGCGCCTTCGGCGGCACCGGGCTGGGGTTGGCCATCTGCAAGCAGCTCATCGGCCTCATGGGCGGCGACATCGAGGTGCAGTCCACCGTGGGCAAGGGGAGCGTCTTTTCCTTCACCGTCTGGTTCGATCCGGGCGTGAGTTGCCCGATTCCGGCGACCGACAGCCGGGGGTTGCCTGAGGCCCCGTCCCGCCCCGTCCGCGTGCTCGTGGCCGAGGACAACGACGTCAACGTCATGGTCACGACCCTCAAGCTGGAGGACCTCGGCTACACCTATGCCGTGGCCGGGACCGGCCTGGAGGTCCTGGACCTGCTCAAGCGGGAACCCTTCGACATCATTCTCATGGACATCGAGATGCCCGTGCTGGACGGCATCTCCACCACTAAGGCGATCCGCTCCGCAGTGCCCGGCGGGCCCATTGCCAATCCGGCCATTCCCATCGTCGGCGTCACGGCCCACGCCCTCAAGGAATTCCGTGAAAAGAGCCTGGATGCGGGAATGAACGATTACGTGTCCAAGCCCGTGGATTTCCATGAACTGTCCATCATCATCAATCGGCTCATCGGTGCCGTGCCCCGTCCGGTCAAACAGGAATCAGACACGGAGGACCCTGCCCCGACCAGGCCGGAACCGGCCCGGGACGGCGCGCTGACGCCGTGGACCCCTGATGCGGCCATGGAGCGCCTCGGCGTGGACCCGGTTACGTTTGCGGACTTCCTGGCCACGGCGCGGTCGGAAATGCATGCCATGACCGAGGAGCTGGGCCAGGCGATCGGCTCCGGCGACCTGGACATTGCCGTTTCCCTGGCGCACACGCTCGGGTCCGTCTGCACCTCCATCGGCGCCAATGCGGCGGCCCGGTCAGCCGAGGCCCTGGAACGGGCATGCCGGGAGCGGTCTGCCCCGGACGAGGCCCTTGAGGCCTTTCGCAAAGAGAAAAAGCGCCTTGTGATAATCATGGACGAAGACGTCCAGGAATCGTAG